In Perca fluviatilis chromosome 14, GENO_Pfluv_1.0, whole genome shotgun sequence, a genomic segment contains:
- the LOC120572632 gene encoding uncharacterized protein LOC120572632, producing MDPVVVKVIIDHRSEKLTLPSGMPDTVDQLHKTVKDTFKLDEEFTLHYLDEDFGESTEHQEQQRLRILSELKKKDSTTIKELMASTFVHRRHDVVSLHLSVQEIKERWPALFDVSHVNAEFQRITTVNLEAKFMSMLDLYSPKLLSIFQAKKGAAGERHRAEMNTLLQSGISIQKTREVVIRCLIDHLGEDVSALIKNFENVDSAVNVEEELAAQVMAVYLVRNESGQVDDVGIVIEGSTVIQLKE from the exons ATGGACCCTGTTGTTGTGAAGGTGATTATAGATCACCGTAGTGAGAAGCTCACACTTCCCTCAGGGATGCCAGACACAGTGGATCAATTGCATAAGACTGTAAAGGACACATTCAAACTTGATGAGGAATTCACCCTGCATTACCTTGATGAAGACTTTG GAGAAAGCACTGAACACCAAGAGCAACAGCGGCTACGTATTCTGTCTGAATTGAAGAAGAAAGATAGCACGACCATCAAGGAGTTAATGGCCAGCACATTTGTGCATAGAAGACATGATGTCGTCAGTCTTCATTTGAGCGTCCAAGAGATCAAGGAGAGGTGGCCTGCCTTGTTTGACGTGTCACAT GTCAACGCAGAGTTTCAAAGAATCACCACCGTAAATCTTGAGGCAAAATTCATGTCAATGTTGGACCTTTATTCCCCTAAACTGCTTTCCATCTTCCAAGCCAAGAAAGGTGCTGCTGGAGAGAGACATCGTGCAGAAATGAATACTCTGCTCCAG AGTGGAATTTCCATTCAGAAAACCAGAGAAGTTGTCATCCGATGTCTCATTGATCACCTTGGTGAAGACGTGAGTGCCTTAATCAAGAATTTTGAG AATGTTGATTCAGCTGTCAATGTGGAAGAAGAGCTGGCAGCACAGGTGATGGCTGTGTACCTGGTCCGGAATGAAAGTGGACAGGTCGATGATGTTGGGATCGTCATTGAAGGTTCCACT GTCATTCAGCTCAAAGAATAG
- the LOC120572778 gene encoding LOW QUALITY PROTEIN: zinc finger protein 420-like (The sequence of the model RefSeq protein was modified relative to this genomic sequence to represent the inferred CDS: inserted 1 base in 1 codon) yields the protein MSSPQKKPRGRGEKRHHCQYCDKSFTTSGYLKIHQRVHTGEKPYSCDQCGATFTQQSNLKTHQSIHTGDKPHSCDQCGAAFTLQRHLKSHQRIHTGEKPYSCDQCGAAFTHQVALKTHQRIHTGEKPYSCDQCGASFRQQSNLENHRRIHTGEKPYSCGKCGAAFTQKGDLKTHQRIHTGEKPYSCEQCGETFSQSSNLKSHQRIHTGEKPYSCEQCGETFSQSSNLKSHQRTHTGEKPYSCKQCGEAFSQSGALKSHHQRIHTGQKPYWCEQCGKTFSQSGDLKSHERIHTGEKPYSCEQCGKXFSHGGSLKSHQRTHTGEKPYSCEQCGKTFSQSSELKVHQRIHTGEKPYSCEQCGKCFSQSSNLRSHQRTHTGEKPYWCEQCGKTFSHSENLKQHQRIHTGEKSYSCEQCGKTFSRGDTLKSHQRIHTGEKPYSCEQCGKTFSQSSHLKSHQQRYHTAPL from the exons AAAccgagaggaagaggagaaaaacgtcaccactgtcagtactgtgacaaatccttcacaacatcaggatatttaaagattcatcagagagttcacactggagaaaagccgtacagctgtgatcaatgtggggcaactttcacacaacagagtaacctaaaaacacatcaaagcattcacactggagacaaacctcacagctgtgatcaatgtggggcagcttttaCACTACAGAGACACCTAAAAagccatcaacgcattcacactggagagaagccgtacagctgtgatcaatgtggggcagctttcacacaccAGGTTGCCCTTAAaacacatcaacgcattcatactggagagaagccatatagctgtgatcaatgtggggcatcTTTCAGACAACAGAGTAACCTAGAAAACCATcgacgcattcacactggagagaagccttacagctgtggtaaatgtggggcagctttcacacaaaaGGGAGACCTTAAAactcaccagcgcattcacactggagagaagccatacagctgtgaacaatgtggaGAAACCTTTTCTCAAAGTAGTaaccttaaatctcaccagcgcattcacactggagagaagccgtacagctgtgaacaatgtggaGAAACCTTTTCTCAAAGTAGTaaccttaaatctcaccagcgcactcacactggagagaagccgtacagctgtaaACAATGTGGGGAAGCTTTTTCTCAAAGTGGTGCCCTTAAATCTCACCATCAGCGTATTCACACTGGacagaagccgtactggtgtgaacaatgtgggaaaaccttttctcagagtGGTGATCTTAAATCTCAcgagcgcattcacactggagagaagccgtacagctgtgaacaatgtggga ccTTTTCTCATGGTGGCAGCCTGAAATCTCACCAGCGCactcacactggagagaagccgtacagctgtgaacaatgtggaaAAACTTTTTCTCAGAGTAGTGAACTTAAAGTAcaccaacgcattcacactggagagaagccctacagctgtgaacaatgtgggaaatgtTTTTCTCAGAGTAGTAACCTTAGATCTCACCAGCGCACTCACACTGGAGaaaagccgtactggtgtgaacaatgtggaaaAACCTTTTCTCATAGTGAGAACCTTAAACaacaccagcgcattcacactggagagaagtcGTAtagctgtgaacaatgtggaaAAACATTTTCTCGTGGTGATAcccttaaatctcaccagcgcattcacactggagagaagccgtacagctgtgaacaatgtgggaaaacgttTTCTCAGAGTAGTCACCTTAAATCTCATCAACAGCGCTATCATACTGCCCCGTTGTGA